GACTCTGTGCTTCCACACAGCCGGATGTTCTTCTGTTTCAAACAAAAGCTTTGCAGAGCCCTCAAAGAGTTTGCAGACGAGTTTTTTAGCCACTTCGAAAGAAAGCCCCATCTTTACAGCTGCATCAAGAAAGGATTCCATCATTATAAAGACAAAAGCTGGGCCACTTCCTGTGAGAGCGGTTATTGCAGGGAAGTGTTCCTCTTCTATTTCAACAACGAGACCCAGGTTTTCAAGGAGTGATTTCACGCTTTCCCTTTCCTCAGAATGAACTTTTTCGCTGAAGCTCACAGCAAGAATACCTTCTTCCACTCTCACACCGACGTTTGGCATAACGCGAGCAACCTTTTGAATGTCGTGCTCTTCGATTTTCGATATCTTCAGCCCTGCAACTATAGATATCAGAACACCGGTGTATCCTTTCAGGTGATCCAAGATATCAGAGGCATCCTGTGGCTTTACAGCAAGTACAATATAATCAGAAAATTTTGCTGCTTCAACATCAGCCGTTTCGAACGGCTTTCTTTTGAAACGTTCGAGCTTCTCTGGAACTTTTTCAACAAGAA
This region of Thermotoga sp. genomic DNA includes:
- the proC gene encoding pyrroline-5-carboxylate reductase yields the protein MKISIIGVGNMGSIFAEKLSEKAEKVLLVEKVPEKLERFKRKPFETADVEAAKFSDYIVLAVKPQDASDILDHLKGYTGVLISIVAGLKISKIEEHDIQKVARVMPNVGVRVEEGILAVSFSEKVHSEERESVKSLLENLGLVVEIEEEHFPAITALTGSGPAFVFIMMESFLDAAVKMGLSFEVAKKLVCKLFEGSAKLLFETEEHPAVWKHRVSSPAGTTIEGIVAMERSGVRGGIIESLLISYRRALELEGR